A single Molothrus aeneus isolate 106 chromosome 9, BPBGC_Maene_1.0, whole genome shotgun sequence DNA region contains:
- the LOC136559938 gene encoding fatty-acid amide hydrolase 1-like — MRVPLPALLGGSALLLLLLRWRRRRALWRKVAEAQERQELSLVRMEAAARRFREQNPSVKVASILSLPLPELSRKLQDGSLPLDHVFYAYVGKALQIAIETNCITEFLQESETQLRRAKLMEKRGLLYGVPVSIKDSIDFQGHDSTLGFIKNLNKPAAEDSVVVQVLKRQGAIPFVKTNVPQSLISYDCKNLIFGQTRNPLMFTRTPGGSSGGEGALVGGGGSILGIGTDVGGSLRFPAAFCGICAIKTTGKRLSKRGVMAGVVGQKAVAAAVGPLAKDVESLALCLRALLSEDMFSLDSTVPPLPFNEEVYSSTKPLRIGYYETDFFTMPSPAMRRAVRETKQLLEEAGHTLVPFELTNVDYVMFNYCVRGMFSDGGSSFVRKFKGEMEKGSSGLFFWLAKTPHWLKTLLSWISKPFVPRFSSIIRSMKENTVDEVWSLHHEIEDFCHQFIAQWKQLNLDVMLCPMLGPALGIGYPAKLSVAVSYTMLYNALDFPAGVVPVTLVTDEDEEQLKGYKGYYQDWWDRTLAKAFRGSVGMPVAVQCVALPWQEELCLRFMKEVETLSLKKNSFF, encoded by the exons ATGCGGGTGCCGCTGCCCGCCCTGCTGGGCGGCtcggcgctgctgctgctgctgctgcgatggcggcggcgccgggcgctcTGGAGGAAGGTGGCGGAGGCGCAGGAGCggcaggagctcagcctggtgcggatggaggcggcggcgcggcgctTTCGGGAGCAG AATCCTTCTGTGAAGGTGGCCTCCATCCTCTCTCTGCCCCTGCCAGAGCTATCCAGGAAGCTCCAAGAtggctccctgcccctggaCCACGTCTTCTATGCCTACGTGGGCAAG GCCCTCCAAATTGCCATAGAAACCAACTGCATCACGGAGTTTCTGCAGGAGAGCGAGACCCAGCTCCGCAGAGCCAAGCTGATGGAGAAGCGGGGTCTGCTCTACGGGGTGCCCGTCAGCATCAAAGATTCCATCGACTTCCAG GGTCATGACTCCACACTGGGGTTCATAAAAAACCTCAATAAACCCGCAGCAGAGGACAGCGTGGTGGTGCAGGTGCTCAAGAGACAGGGGGCAATTCCATTTGTCAAAACCAATGTTCCCCAGTCCCTCATCAG cTATGACTGCAAGAATTTAATCTTTGGTCAGACCCGCAACCCTCTGATGTTCACCAGAACCCCCGGAGGCTCCTCTGGTGGGGAAGGAGCACTTGTAGGAGGTGGTGGGTCCATCTTGGGCATCGGGACAGATGTAGGAGGGAGCCTGCgttttcctgctgccttctgtgGGATCTGTGcaatcaaaaccacagggaaGAGACTCAG CAAAAGAGGAGTAATGGCTGGAGTCGTTGGGCAGAAGGCAG tggctgcagcagtgggacCACTAGCAAAAGACGTGGAGAGCCTGGCGCTGTGCCTGCGGGCGCTCCTGAGCGAGGACATGTTCAGCCTGGACAGCACAGTGCCACCCCTTCCCTTCAATGAAGAG gtgtATTCCAGCACAAAACCCCTCCGCATAGGCTACTATGAGACAGATTTCTTCACCATGCCCAGCCCGGCCATGAGACGCGCCGTCCGCGAGaccaagcagctcctggaggaggcTGGCCACACG CTGGTGCCCTTTGAACTCACAAATGTGGACTACGTGATGTTTAACTACTGCGTCAGGGGAATGTTCTCAGATGGAGGCAGCTCCTTCGTCAGGAAATT caaaggagagatggagaaaggcagctcagggctgttctTCTGGCTGGCAAAGACACCACACTGGCTGAAAACTCTCCTCTCCTGGATTTCCAAACCTTTC GTGCCTCGATTTTCAAGTATCATAAGAAGTATGAAAGAAAA CACAGTGGATGAAGTCTGGAGCCTTCATCATGAAATCGAG GACTTTTGCCACCAGTTCATTGCCCAGTGGAAGCAGCTGAATCTGGATGTGATGCTGTGCCCCATGCTGGGCCCGGCTCTCGGCATCGGCTACCCTGCCAAGCTCTCAG TGGCAGTCAGCTACACCATGCTCTACAACGCCTTGGACTTCCCCGCTGGCGTTGTCCCTGTCACGCTGGTGACGGAcgaggatgaggagcagctcaAGGGCTACAAGGGATACTACCAGGACTGGTGGGACCGGACCCTGGCGAAG GCTTTCCGTGGCAGCGTGGGGATGCCCGTGGCCGTGCAGTGcgtggccctgccctggcaggaggagctgtgcctgcgCTTCATGAAGGAGGTGGAGACCCTCAGCCTGAAGAAGAACAGCTTCTTCTGA